A part of Microbacterium atlanticum genomic DNA contains:
- a CDS encoding thymidine kinase produces the protein MAKLYFRYGAMNSGKSTSLLQAAYNYEERGQHVLLAKPAIDTKGADQIDSRLGVKRTVDFLIAPDADLRALFAEHRERVKRDAASALVPESDEHEVDVACLLIDEAQFLTRVQVDDLLRIVVLDGVPVLAFGIRTDFQTQAFPGSARLLELAHSLEELKTICRCGRKALFNARLVGGRFVFDGDQVAIDELSADRVTYESLCAEDYLRASGGRLE, from the coding sequence GTGGCCAAGCTGTACTTCCGCTACGGGGCGATGAACTCCGGCAAGTCGACATCCCTTCTGCAGGCCGCGTACAACTACGAGGAGCGCGGCCAGCACGTCCTGCTGGCCAAGCCGGCGATCGACACGAAGGGCGCCGACCAGATCGACAGCCGGCTCGGCGTCAAGCGCACGGTCGACTTCCTGATCGCGCCCGACGCCGACCTGAGGGCGCTGTTCGCCGAGCATCGTGAGCGCGTGAAGCGGGATGCCGCCTCCGCCCTCGTGCCGGAGTCCGATGAGCACGAGGTCGACGTCGCCTGCCTCTTGATCGACGAGGCGCAGTTCCTCACGCGGGTGCAGGTGGACGACCTGCTGCGCATCGTCGTGCTGGATGGCGTGCCGGTGCTGGCGTTCGGCATCCGCACGGACTTCCAGACGCAGGCCTTCCCCGGCTCCGCTCGCCTGCTGGAGCTCGCCCACAGCCTGGAAGAGCTGAAGACGATCTGCCGATGCGGGCGCAAGGCGCTGTTCAACGCCCGCCTCGTCGGGGGGCGCTTCGTCTTCGACGGGGACCAGGTCGCGATCGACGAGCTCTCGGCCGATCGGGTCACGTACGAGTCGCTGTGCGCGGAGGACTACCTGCGTGCGTCCGGGGGGCGGCTGGAGTAG
- a CDS encoding metallophosphoesterase gives MPSSPARTALTALGTVGAVGVGAAVWGVGIERYLFTVRFHELAVLPGGARPIRVLHVSDAHMAPWQRRKQQWMAALAELQPDLVVNTGDNMGHTGGLRGLRTAFDPLRGVPGVFVHGSNDHAAPSPRNPLRYFTGPSRVKHTAEPLDTDALDGYLADELGWLDLNNAAGALEAGGVRIAAFGVSDAHRGWDSLEVLPELVSDLRAQGSFDLTIGVTHAPYRKVLDDFVDLGADAVFAGHTHGGQVRVPGIGALVANCDIPLRQARGLSEWTHAGRSAPLNVSAGIGHSIYAPVRFACRPEASLITLLPRA, from the coding sequence GTGCCGTCCTCTCCGGCTCGCACCGCCCTCACCGCGCTCGGCACGGTGGGGGCGGTCGGCGTGGGCGCGGCGGTGTGGGGCGTGGGCATCGAGCGCTACCTGTTCACCGTCCGGTTCCATGAGCTCGCGGTGCTCCCCGGCGGGGCGCGACCGATCCGGGTGCTGCACGTGTCGGACGCGCACATGGCTCCGTGGCAGCGTCGCAAACAGCAGTGGATGGCGGCCCTCGCGGAACTGCAGCCGGATCTCGTGGTCAACACGGGCGACAACATGGGTCACACCGGGGGCCTGCGGGGGCTGCGGACGGCGTTCGACCCGCTGCGGGGCGTGCCGGGCGTCTTCGTCCACGGGTCCAACGATCACGCGGCGCCGTCACCGCGCAACCCGCTCCGCTATTTCACCGGTCCGTCCCGCGTGAAGCACACGGCCGAGCCGCTGGACACAGACGCCCTGGACGGCTACCTCGCCGATGAGCTGGGCTGGCTCGACCTCAACAACGCGGCAGGGGCGCTGGAAGCCGGAGGGGTGCGCATCGCGGCCTTCGGTGTCAGTGACGCGCATCGCGGCTGGGACAGCCTGGAAGTCCTGCCCGAGCTGGTCTCCGATCTGCGCGCTCAGGGTTCGTTCGACCTCACGATCGGCGTGACGCATGCGCCGTACCGGAAGGTGCTCGACGACTTCGTCGACCTCGGAGCGGACGCGGTGTTCGCGGGGCACACGCACGGCGGACAGGTGCGCGTGCCGGGGATCGGGGCCCTCGTCGCCAACTGCGACATCCCCCTCCGACAGGCGCGCGGCTTGAGCGAGTGGACCCACGCCGGCCGGTCCGCACCGCTGAACGTCAGCGCCGGGATCGGGCATTCCATCTACGCGCCCGTGCGTTTCGCCTGTCGTCCCGAGGCGTCGCTCATCACCCTCCTTCCCCGCGCCTGA
- a CDS encoding pyrimidine dimer DNA glycosylase/endonuclease V, producing the protein MRLWSLRPSILDRTGLVACWREGLLAQRVLTGTTVGYKRHPQLERFQAVADPLDAIGHYLLALHAEALVRGYSFDGTKVMRPDAANPGIPVTTGQLAFELTHLRAKAAVRDASWLPRLPAVALPAPSFVEMPGGIQSWERGAVDP; encoded by the coding sequence ATGAGGCTGTGGTCGCTGCGTCCGTCGATCCTCGACCGGACCGGACTGGTCGCGTGCTGGCGCGAAGGTCTGCTCGCGCAGAGGGTCCTCACCGGCACGACGGTGGGGTACAAGCGGCATCCGCAGCTGGAGCGGTTCCAGGCCGTCGCCGACCCGCTGGACGCGATCGGCCACTACCTCCTCGCGCTGCACGCGGAAGCGCTCGTGCGCGGTTACTCGTTCGACGGGACGAAGGTGATGCGGCCGGATGCTGCGAACCCCGGCATCCCGGTCACCACCGGTCAGCTCGCGTTCGAGTTGACCCATCTTCGCGCCAAGGCGGCGGTGCGGGACGCCTCGTGGCTACCCCGCCTTCCCGCGGTCGCGCTCCCGGCGCCGAGCTTCGTCGAGATGCCTGGCGGCATCCAGTCCTGGGAGCGCGGGGCGGTCGACCCCTAG
- a CDS encoding DUF4177 domain-containing protein, translating to MTTWEYLTTPLLIHNTAAILNNWGKQGWELVQVVPGPEGGLVAYFKRPSGGGQQNAGLDAAAQAARQFEGA from the coding sequence ATGACGACGTGGGAATACCTCACCACGCCCCTTCTGATCCACAACACCGCCGCGATCCTCAACAACTGGGGCAAGCAGGGCTGGGAGCTCGTGCAGGTGGTGCCGGGACCGGAGGGGGGCCTCGTGGCCTACTTCAAGCGTCCCTCCGGCGGCGGGCAGCAGAACGCCGGGCTGGATGCCGCCGCCCAGGCCGCCAGGCAGTTCGAGGGGGCGTGA
- a CDS encoding alpha-hydroxy acid oxidase produces MVTRQLPRPAELLELMQFKKPELNGKKRRLEAALTISDLRTIAKRRTPRAAFDYTDGAAEGELSLSRARQAFEDVEFHPDILRPAENVDMSTQILGGPSALPFGIAPTGFTRLMQTEGEIAGAGAAGAAGIPFTLSTLGTTSIEDVKKANPHGRNWFQLYVMRDREISYGLARRAAAAGFDTLQFTVDTPVAGARLRDKRNGFSIPPQLTLGTIINAIPRPWWWIDFLTTPKLEFASLSTTGGTVGELLNSAMDPTISYDDLAIIRDIWPGKIVVKGVQNIEDSKRLIDAGVDGIILSNHGGRQLDRAPIPFRLLPEVVREVGKDATVMIDTGIMNGADIVASVALGAKFTLIGRAYLYGLMAGGREGVDRTITILRSEIERTMKLLGVSTLAELEPRHVTQLTRLMPLAGAPAEAAGGGAPRVRVGSGGSARAAKSTAGGKADADASRPVTAPASRPKA; encoded by the coding sequence ATGGTCACCCGCCAGCTTCCGCGCCCCGCCGAGCTGCTCGAACTCATGCAGTTCAAGAAGCCCGAGCTCAACGGCAAGAAGCGCCGCCTGGAGGCCGCGCTCACGATCAGCGACCTCCGCACGATCGCCAAGCGACGCACTCCCAGGGCCGCGTTCGACTACACCGACGGAGCGGCCGAGGGCGAGCTGTCGCTGTCGCGCGCCCGCCAGGCGTTCGAGGATGTCGAGTTCCACCCCGACATCCTCCGCCCGGCGGAGAACGTGGACATGTCCACGCAGATCCTCGGCGGTCCGTCGGCGCTTCCGTTCGGCATCGCGCCGACCGGCTTCACGCGGCTGATGCAGACGGAGGGCGAGATCGCCGGCGCCGGCGCGGCCGGTGCCGCCGGCATCCCCTTCACGCTCTCTACGCTCGGCACGACGTCGATCGAGGACGTGAAGAAGGCCAACCCGCACGGACGCAACTGGTTCCAGCTGTACGTGATGCGCGATCGCGAGATCTCGTACGGGCTCGCGCGTCGGGCCGCGGCGGCGGGCTTCGACACCCTCCAGTTCACGGTCGACACACCCGTCGCCGGGGCGCGCCTGCGCGACAAGCGCAACGGATTCTCAATCCCGCCGCAGCTCACGCTCGGCACGATCATCAACGCCATCCCGCGGCCGTGGTGGTGGATCGACTTCCTCACCACCCCGAAGCTCGAGTTCGCGTCGCTCTCGACCACCGGCGGCACCGTCGGCGAGCTGCTCAACTCCGCCATGGACCCGACGATCAGCTACGACGACCTCGCGATCATCCGTGACATCTGGCCCGGCAAGATCGTGGTCAAGGGGGTGCAGAACATCGAGGACTCCAAGCGCCTGATCGACGCCGGGGTCGACGGCATCATCCTCTCCAACCACGGCGGACGTCAGCTGGATCGCGCACCGATACCGTTCCGGCTGCTTCCCGAGGTGGTGCGGGAGGTCGGCAAGGATGCGACGGTCATGATCGACACCGGGATCATGAACGGGGCCGACATCGTCGCCTCGGTCGCGCTCGGCGCCAAGTTCACCCTGATCGGCCGCGCCTACCTGTACGGGCTGATGGCCGGCGGGCGCGAGGGCGTCGACCGCACCATCACGATCCTGCGCAGCGAGATCGAGCGCACGATGAAGCTGCTGGGGGTGTCGACGCTCGCGGAGCTCGAGCCGCGGCACGTCACCCAGCTCACGCGCTTGATGCCGCTCGCCGGTGCCCCGGCGGAGGCTGCGGGCGGGGGAGCACCGCGCGTGCGCGTCGGCTCGGGTGGATCTGCCCGGGCGGCGAAGAGCACGGCGGGCGGGAAGGCGGATGCCGACGCGTCGCGGCCCGTGACGGCGCCGGCGTCGCGGCCGAAGGCGTGA
- a CDS encoding RidA family protein — MAVSDRLAELGIDLPDVVPPVAAYVPAKAYGDLVFTAGQLPMISGALPANGKVGEGHGLVPASDAKDYARQSALNAIAAAAAAVGGVDRLTGVVKVTGFVASVPEFTGQPGVINGASEVLGEIFGEAGRHARSAVGVPVLPLDAPVEVEVVFSYA, encoded by the coding sequence ATGGCCGTCAGCGATCGTCTCGCCGAGCTCGGCATCGACCTGCCGGACGTCGTTCCCCCCGTGGCGGCTTATGTGCCCGCGAAGGCATACGGCGATCTCGTCTTCACCGCCGGGCAGCTGCCGATGATCTCCGGAGCGCTCCCGGCGAACGGGAAGGTGGGCGAGGGCCACGGGCTCGTGCCCGCCTCGGACGCCAAGGACTACGCGCGTCAGAGCGCCCTCAATGCGATCGCCGCCGCCGCGGCGGCCGTGGGCGGGGTCGACCGCCTCACCGGGGTCGTGAAGGTGACGGGGTTCGTGGCATCCGTTCCCGAGTTCACCGGCCAGCCCGGCGTCATCAACGGCGCGAGCGAGGTCCTCGGCGAGATCTTCGGCGAGGCCGGCAGGCACGCCCGCTCCGCGGTGGGCGTTCCGGTGCTGCCGCTGGATGCGCCGGTCGAGGTCGAGGTCGTCTTCTCGTACGCCTGA
- a CDS encoding DUF2207 domain-containing protein: protein MPVSGRAWRRWGVAVASVVALLAAGGVALATSDRAPAAFSARGAERPPVIGALVAASVDDFSFDSFAADYWLVRGAGDRSRLLTTETIVARFPEFDQNKGIVRALPVVDSGIDLGTVVLGVTGADGAAIPWWTERDGDWIHILTGDDSYVHGAQTYVLTYEMSDVVLRYDDTAADEFFWDTVGTDHAQPFDVVDVDVRVATDAAAAVLDGRVFCYTGPAGSTDRCDIERADAPVPLPDDVSWWAMASGSSATTAVSFRARDEGLGPHENVSVAIGFERGTFAAPTAPPPPPYPWWLWILPLLALASGIGGLTFLLVVRAAARRNPDPSPVIVQYTPPTDESLTLSAGVLGVLERALAAHVVDLAVKDAVELRATGDRQVADDFAVVLRDRVGLDADERRVVDTLFGRAAEPGAEVDLGAFAAKPPARAVSYVRRIDEFTVQRGYRSKLPAWIGRVRGYVQMSGMPLALLLIFFADGAFAVLAPLGTLGDVIYVTAVGSAFFAFLGLPFVSLPSSTLTLAGGMHRTYLDGIRDYLALAEEERLRAAQAPQTADLVSSGRRPYGEAPGAPGADVVNLYERLLPYAVLLGMEREWVRVVRAAAGTEAAARVALFDAVTSRSLSDASSSIGRLAATPVSRPGSCSRSSSGSGWSSSGGSSGGGSSGGGGGGGGFGGR, encoded by the coding sequence ATGCCGGTGTCCGGACGCGCGTGGCGTCGCTGGGGGGTCGCCGTGGCATCCGTCGTCGCGCTGCTCGCGGCGGGCGGTGTCGCGCTGGCGACCAGCGACCGCGCGCCCGCTGCATTCTCGGCGCGCGGAGCGGAGCGGCCGCCGGTGATCGGGGCGCTGGTCGCGGCATCCGTCGACGACTTCTCGTTCGACTCGTTCGCCGCCGACTACTGGCTCGTCCGCGGCGCGGGCGACCGCAGCCGGCTGCTGACGACCGAGACCATCGTCGCCCGGTTCCCCGAGTTCGATCAGAACAAGGGGATCGTGCGTGCGCTTCCGGTGGTCGACAGCGGCATCGACCTCGGCACCGTCGTGCTGGGCGTCACGGGAGCGGACGGCGCCGCGATCCCGTGGTGGACCGAGCGGGACGGCGACTGGATCCACATCCTCACCGGCGACGACAGCTACGTCCACGGTGCGCAGACGTACGTCCTCACCTACGAGATGAGCGACGTCGTGCTGCGCTACGACGACACCGCGGCCGACGAGTTCTTCTGGGACACGGTGGGCACGGACCACGCCCAGCCGTTCGACGTCGTCGACGTCGACGTGCGGGTGGCGACGGATGCCGCGGCCGCCGTCCTCGACGGGCGCGTGTTCTGCTACACCGGCCCGGCCGGGTCCACCGACCGATGCGACATCGAGCGGGCGGACGCACCCGTGCCGCTGCCGGACGACGTCTCGTGGTGGGCCATGGCGTCCGGCTCGTCGGCGACCACCGCGGTCTCGTTCCGTGCCCGCGACGAGGGGCTCGGCCCTCATGAGAACGTGTCGGTCGCGATCGGCTTCGAGCGCGGCACCTTCGCCGCGCCCACCGCGCCGCCGCCTCCGCCGTACCCGTGGTGGCTGTGGATCCTCCCGCTGCTCGCCCTCGCGTCGGGCATCGGCGGCCTGACGTTCCTGCTGGTGGTCAGGGCGGCGGCCCGCCGCAACCCCGACCCGTCGCCGGTGATCGTGCAGTACACGCCGCCCACGGATGAGTCCCTGACTCTGTCGGCGGGCGTGCTCGGCGTGCTCGAGCGTGCGCTGGCCGCCCACGTCGTCGACCTCGCCGTCAAGGATGCGGTGGAGCTGCGTGCCACCGGCGACCGCCAGGTCGCCGACGATTTCGCGGTGGTGCTGCGTGACAGGGTCGGCCTGGATGCGGACGAGCGGCGGGTCGTCGACACCCTGTTCGGTCGCGCGGCCGAGCCCGGCGCCGAGGTCGACCTCGGTGCGTTCGCCGCGAAGCCTCCGGCGCGCGCGGTGAGCTATGTGCGACGCATCGACGAGTTCACGGTGCAGCGCGGCTACCGCAGCAAGCTCCCCGCGTGGATCGGACGGGTGCGGGGGTATGTCCAGATGTCGGGCATGCCGCTCGCCCTGCTGCTGATCTTCTTCGCCGACGGCGCCTTCGCCGTGCTCGCTCCGCTCGGGACGCTGGGTGACGTGATCTACGTCACGGCAGTGGGGAGCGCGTTCTTCGCATTCCTCGGACTGCCGTTCGTGTCGCTTCCGTCGTCGACCCTCACGCTGGCCGGCGGCATGCATCGCACCTACCTCGACGGCATCCGCGACTACCTGGCCCTCGCCGAGGAGGAGCGGTTGCGGGCCGCGCAGGCTCCGCAGACGGCCGACCTCGTGTCGTCGGGGAGGCGGCCTTACGGCGAGGCGCCGGGTGCGCCCGGGGCGGATGTCGTCAACCTGTACGAGCGGCTGCTGCCCTACGCCGTGCTGCTGGGCATGGAGCGGGAGTGGGTGCGGGTGGTGCGGGCGGCGGCGGGTACCGAAGCGGCGGCGCGGGTCGCGCTGTTCGACGCGGTCACCTCCCGCTCGCTGTCCGACGCGTCGTCGTCGATCGGCCGGCTCGCGGCCACCCCGGTGTCGAGGCCGGGATCCTGCTCGAGATCCTCGTCCGGCTCCGGCTGGTCCTCCTCGGGCGGCTCGTCGGGTGGCGGATCCTCCGGCGGCGGAGGAGGCGGCGGCGGGTTCGGCGGACGGTGA
- a CDS encoding HAD-IIB family hydrolase has protein sequence MTDSAPPRLVAFDLDDTLAPSKSRIDPRIGDLLVALAERVDVAIISGGQLAQFTTQVVDRLPDASPEARSRLHLLPTCGTQYYRLSDDGIVTVYRRSLTDDQKSRALAAVEGEARRLGLWESETWGDILEDRGSQITFSALGQQAPVTEKMSWDPSGEKKNALRAAVAALLPDLEVRSGGSTSVDITERGIDKAYGMRQLSEQTGIALDDMLFVGDRLDPDGNDYPVLAMGVRCHAVEGWEDTADYLETLIPTLPVRV, from the coding sequence GTGACCGACAGCGCCCCGCCCCGCCTCGTCGCCTTCGACCTCGACGACACGCTCGCTCCGAGCAAGAGCCGCATCGACCCCCGCATCGGCGACCTCCTCGTGGCGCTCGCCGAACGCGTCGACGTGGCGATCATCTCCGGGGGCCAGCTCGCGCAGTTCACCACGCAGGTGGTCGACCGACTGCCGGATGCCTCTCCCGAGGCGCGATCCCGTCTGCACCTGCTGCCCACCTGCGGCACCCAGTACTACCGTCTCTCGGACGACGGCATCGTCACGGTCTACCGGCGCTCGCTGACCGACGACCAGAAGTCCCGCGCGCTCGCGGCGGTCGAGGGCGAGGCGCGGCGCCTCGGCCTCTGGGAAAGTGAGACCTGGGGCGACATCCTGGAGGACCGCGGCTCGCAGATCACGTTCTCCGCCCTCGGGCAGCAGGCACCCGTGACCGAGAAGATGTCCTGGGACCCGAGCGGCGAGAAGAAGAACGCCCTCCGAGCAGCCGTCGCGGCGCTGCTCCCCGACCTCGAGGTGCGCTCCGGCGGATCGACCTCGGTCGACATCACCGAGCGCGGCATCGACAAGGCGTACGGCATGCGGCAGCTCTCCGAGCAGACCGGCATCGCCCTCGACGACATGCTGTTCGTCGGTGACCGCCTCGACCCCGACGGCAACGACTACCCGGTGCTCGCGATGGGCGTCCGCTGCCACGCGGTGGAAGGGTGGGAGGACACCGCCGACTACCTCGAGACCCTCATCCCGACGCTTCCCGTCCGCGTCTGA
- a CDS encoding transglycosylase domain-containing protein, translating to MPDTKRTATGVLGGLAGLVGLSAAAGVLIAATVTPAVAITSTAAERAITMFDNLPSVLEIDKLMLPSNFYYTDPNSGQPVLMTQFLEQDRTPVGFDQISPVMYDALLSSEDPRYYQHGGIDLIGTTRALLSNAQGASETQGGSSISQQYVKNVLIQKCEQNAETEYETDEAGEVVLDETGAPKVKTSRDDALRNCWVEATTAEGTEGYTRKLQEMRYAIALEQKYSKNDILLGYLNIANFGGITYGIEAAARYYFSTNAASLTVAQAATLAGMVQNPNNYRIDRPGGSIFGSDGTTFNKAADGVIDEGANLTVLDDLVASGEITEEQKLAAADGYTSTKVRQLYVLNRMLEDGKITRAQFVEAAAWPITPAINPPKTGCAAAGRAAYFCQYVKYVILKDPAFGETAEDRQETLQRGGLNVYTTLDPRIQTPAEEAVATYAPTSIEMPISPDIGIPGRFGSTTVSVEATTGRILAMAQNTTFSEDAAVAGDPNFSSLVFAGDKQFGNSTGFNAGSTFKLFTLIDWLEKGHSVNESLNGSSRVFKRMTNSCQGDWVNQSNTLVNNFNRQRGYTGTPMQFTRDSLNTGYFAMAEKLDLCDIGKVATKMGVLNGRGGEIAMSTLTSVIGVDAVSPLAMAEAYATVANNGVYCQPQVIDRVTDSDGNELPKPERACSQVLDPAVAATAAYALQGVMNGGTGAQGNPRDGVPLIGKTGTHESIQSWLITSSTKVATATWAGNIEGGGDIFKTWFNDRRLSDIRYAITRWVQGAANEAYGGDRFANPSAELTKQVLRDLPNVVGRSIDEATGILQGAGFGVAVGDPVDSDQPEGLVAAQNPGAGRVAAGTTVTLSPSNGQGIAVPDVSGRTLEDAKRALRSAGFGNVSDGNCTQDASLGDQSRTAGTNPAAGTVVNRNAGIAVDYSAANCGGGGRGNNGNGDG from the coding sequence ATGCCTGATACCAAACGCACGGCCACCGGTGTGCTCGGCGGACTCGCCGGCCTCGTCGGTCTGAGTGCCGCAGCCGGTGTCCTCATCGCCGCGACGGTCACTCCCGCGGTCGCTATCACGAGCACCGCGGCAGAGCGCGCGATCACGATGTTCGACAATCTTCCGAGCGTCCTCGAGATCGACAAGCTCATGCTCCCGAGCAACTTCTACTACACCGACCCCAATTCGGGCCAGCCGGTGCTGATGACGCAGTTCCTCGAGCAGGACCGCACGCCCGTCGGGTTCGACCAGATCTCCCCCGTCATGTACGACGCGCTGCTGTCCAGCGAGGACCCCCGCTACTACCAGCACGGCGGCATCGACCTCATCGGCACCACCCGCGCGCTGCTGTCCAACGCCCAGGGCGCCTCCGAGACGCAGGGCGGCTCGTCGATCAGCCAGCAGTACGTCAAGAACGTGCTCATCCAGAAGTGCGAGCAGAACGCCGAGACCGAGTACGAGACCGACGAGGCCGGCGAGGTCGTCCTCGACGAGACCGGCGCACCGAAGGTCAAGACGAGCCGCGACGACGCCCTGCGCAACTGCTGGGTCGAGGCCACGACCGCCGAGGGCACCGAGGGCTACACCCGCAAGCTGCAGGAGATGCGCTACGCCATCGCGCTGGAGCAGAAGTACTCCAAGAACGACATCCTGCTCGGCTACCTGAACATCGCCAACTTCGGCGGGATCACGTACGGCATCGAGGCCGCCGCCCGCTACTACTTCAGCACCAACGCCGCCAGCCTGACCGTCGCGCAGGCGGCCACCCTCGCCGGCATGGTGCAGAACCCGAACAACTACCGCATCGACCGCCCCGGCGGCTCGATCTTCGGCTCTGACGGCACGACCTTCAACAAGGCGGCCGACGGCGTGATCGACGAAGGCGCGAACCTCACCGTGCTGGACGACCTGGTCGCCTCGGGTGAGATCACCGAGGAGCAGAAGCTCGCCGCCGCGGACGGGTATACCTCGACGAAGGTGCGCCAGCTCTACGTGCTCAACCGCATGCTCGAGGACGGCAAGATCACGCGCGCGCAGTTCGTCGAGGCAGCCGCGTGGCCGATCACGCCGGCCATCAACCCGCCCAAGACCGGATGCGCCGCTGCCGGCCGTGCCGCGTACTTCTGCCAGTACGTGAAGTACGTCATCCTCAAGGACCCGGCCTTCGGCGAGACGGCCGAGGACCGGCAGGAGACGCTGCAGCGCGGTGGACTGAACGTGTACACCACGCTCGACCCCCGCATCCAGACTCCGGCCGAAGAGGCCGTCGCCACCTACGCGCCGACCTCGATCGAGATGCCCATCTCCCCCGACATCGGGATCCCGGGCCGCTTCGGCTCGACCACGGTGAGCGTGGAGGCGACCACCGGACGGATCCTCGCGATGGCGCAGAACACGACGTTCAGCGAGGACGCGGCCGTGGCCGGCGACCCCAACTTCTCGTCGCTCGTCTTCGCCGGAGACAAGCAGTTCGGCAACTCGACCGGCTTCAATGCCGGGTCGACGTTCAAGCTGTTCACGCTCATCGACTGGCTCGAGAAGGGCCACTCCGTGAACGAGAGCCTCAACGGCTCGTCCCGCGTCTTCAAGCGGATGACCAACTCCTGCCAGGGCGATTGGGTCAACCAGTCCAACACCCTCGTGAACAACTTCAACCGTCAGCGCGGCTACACCGGCACGCCGATGCAGTTCACCCGCGACTCGCTCAACACCGGCTACTTCGCCATGGCCGAGAAGCTGGACCTCTGCGACATCGGCAAGGTCGCGACGAAGATGGGCGTCTTGAACGGCCGGGGCGGCGAGATCGCCATGAGCACCCTGACCTCCGTCATCGGCGTCGATGCCGTCTCACCGCTCGCCATGGCCGAGGCCTATGCGACGGTCGCCAACAACGGCGTGTACTGCCAGCCGCAGGTGATCGACCGCGTGACGGACTCGGACGGCAACGAACTGCCCAAGCCCGAGCGCGCGTGCAGCCAGGTGCTGGACCCCGCGGTCGCCGCCACGGCCGCGTATGCGCTGCAGGGCGTCATGAACGGCGGCACCGGCGCGCAGGGCAACCCGCGCGACGGCGTACCGCTCATCGGCAAGACCGGCACGCACGAGTCGATCCAGTCCTGGCTCATCACCTCCAGCACGAAGGTCGCCACGGCGACCTGGGCGGGCAACATCGAAGGCGGCGGTGACATCTTCAAGACCTGGTTCAACGACCGGCGTCTGTCCGACATCCGCTACGCCATCACACGCTGGGTGCAGGGCGCTGCGAACGAGGCCTACGGCGGTGACCGGTTCGCGAACCCTTCGGCCGAGCTCACCAAGCAGGTGCTCCGCGATCTCCCGAACGTCGTGGGCAGGTCGATCGATGAGGCGACCGGCATCCTCCAGGGCGCAGGGTTCGGCGTGGCCGTCGGAGACCCCGTCGACTCCGATCAGCCCGAGGGTCTGGTCGCCGCGCAGAACCCGGGCGCCGGCCGCGTCGCTGCCGGGACGACGGTGACGCTGAGCCCCAGCAACGGTCAGGGCATCGCCGTTCCGGATGTGTCGGGTCGCACGCTGGAGGACGCCAAGCGCGCGCTCCGCAGCGCCGGGTTCGGCAACGTGAGCGACGGCAACTGCACGCAGGACGCCTCCCTCGGCGACCAGTCGCGCACGGCCGGCACGAATCCGGCCGCCGGCACCGTCGTCAACCGCAACGCGGGCATCGCCGTCGACTACAGCGCGGCGAACTGCGGCGGCGGCGGCCGTGGCAACAACGGCAACGGCGACGGATAG